The Salinibacterium sp. M195 genome includes a window with the following:
- a CDS encoding rhodanese-like domain-containing protein, whose amino-acid sequence MLRPLAALAGSLVMLASIAGCSATNDSIELSADTILVDVRTPAEYAAGHLDGATLLDLNGGEFAAALPTLDADAEYAVYCKSGNRSGQAVAMMEDAGFENVIDLGSIGEAAASTQIEVVK is encoded by the coding sequence ATGCTCCGCCCCCTCGCCGCTCTCGCGGGATCCCTCGTCATGCTGGCCTCAATCGCTGGATGCTCGGCTACCAACGACAGCATTGAGCTCAGTGCTGACACCATCCTTGTCGACGTTCGCACTCCGGCTGAATACGCTGCAGGCCACCTCGACGGCGCGACGCTCCTCGATCTCAACGGAGGCGAGTTTGCGGCAGCGCTCCCCACACTCGACGCCGACGCGGAGTACGCCGTCTACTGCAAATCGGGCAACCGTTCCGGCCAGGCCGTCGCGATGATGGAAGATGCAGGCTTCGAGAACGTGATCGATCTCGGCTCAATCGGTGAAGCAGCGGCATCCACACAGATCGAGGTCGTGAAGTAG
- a CDS encoding alpha/beta fold hydrolase, giving the protein MNSIPTSSTRYHAGDPHDPATVGFSRVVVSAVLGDVVVHVHPNAAGVSDTATLLLHGAAGSWTTWLPFIRAAHDAGQPLHNVVAVDLPGWGESGSIRDDTTVEDMVDAIAHVTTTLGFPRWNVFGHSLGGHLALSLAARYPERTRSVVGISATGPGALAVLRHPLRHFGDVPLLAGMLGAMRLLSALDPAGTWLVPALHRIRLLGPLSSPLFARWRELDESVINSLVTEIRSRSFVLGAHAATQYDESEWASIECPVTLVRGERDVFVSSKDDAWFASALPHTRQQIAAKAGHFAHIESMGVQTPAPAGSRVAP; this is encoded by the coding sequence GTGAACTCGATTCCTACCTCCAGCACGCGCTACCACGCCGGCGACCCCCACGACCCTGCCACGGTCGGGTTCTCGCGCGTCGTCGTGTCGGCGGTGCTCGGCGATGTGGTGGTGCACGTCCATCCCAATGCTGCCGGGGTTTCCGATACCGCAACGCTGTTACTTCACGGAGCAGCAGGCTCATGGACCACGTGGCTACCCTTCATCCGCGCTGCCCACGATGCCGGCCAACCACTACACAACGTGGTTGCCGTCGACCTCCCCGGTTGGGGAGAAAGCGGTTCGATCCGAGACGATACAACGGTCGAAGATATGGTGGATGCCATAGCCCACGTCACAACGACCCTCGGCTTTCCGCGCTGGAATGTGTTCGGCCATTCCCTTGGCGGACATCTCGCGCTCAGCCTCGCGGCCCGGTATCCGGAGCGCACGCGCAGCGTCGTCGGCATTTCAGCGACCGGACCTGGTGCATTAGCGGTGCTACGGCACCCGCTTCGACACTTCGGCGATGTGCCGCTGCTGGCCGGAATGCTCGGCGCAATGCGCCTTCTTTCGGCGCTTGACCCGGCGGGAACTTGGCTGGTGCCCGCGCTGCACCGGATACGGCTCCTAGGGCCGCTTAGTTCGCCCCTTTTCGCTCGCTGGCGCGAGCTCGACGAGTCGGTGATCAACTCCCTCGTGACAGAGATTCGCTCTCGCTCTTTCGTGTTGGGCGCCCACGCCGCCACACAGTACGACGAAAGCGAGTGGGCGAGCATCGAGTGCCCCGTCACGCTAGTTCGTGGCGAGCGAGACGTCTTCGTGAGTTCGAAAGACGATGCCTGGTTCGCGTCTGCGCTCCCTCACACTAGGCAGCAGATAGCGGCCAAGGCAGGACACTTTGCGCACATCGAAAGCATGGGCGTGCAGACTCCGGCCCCCGCTGGAAGCCGCGTTGCGCCCTAA